The Henckelia pumila isolate YLH828 chromosome 2, ASM3356847v2, whole genome shotgun sequence genome includes a window with the following:
- the LOC140883332 gene encoding uncharacterized protein, whose product MVVGRTGDLLAEGAKCLQLRLRERLRVAVIDHYHRRTPAGGYFSATLHRSLRRFSNFRRDSLSSSSAFYRKRVDKEDIVAEDDSVLTRLVQAIAVPVIGNVCHVFMHGFNRIQIFGADKLQEALLLRPDDKSLITVSNHVASMDDPLVIASLLPPSMLLNAHRLRWTLCASDRCFKNPITAAFFKHVKVLPLSRGDGIYQKGMDLAISKLNRGGWVHIFPEGSRSRDGGKNMGSTKRGIGRLVLDADCVPIVVPFVHTGMQDVMPVGAKFPKIGKTVTILVGDPISFDDLINEDANQNICRGKIYDAVAARIGDRLQKLKLQVEGLASEQALRLKNSPSHATERVTRLLQNVDWESLGMENYVGVDDNSSKQEPPSEPNPTQLYTQKNDRDDWFCGVGFSGEGGFVSRIQGCMGSTELKGFAARGLFSKRGTSVEGAGPLKAWNNFWKSMSGNDQLPPNLVFEVSYGK is encoded by the exons ATGGTGGTTGGGCGCACAGGTGATTTGTTGGCTGAGGGAGCTAAATGTCTGCAACTTCGGCTGAGGGAGCGTCTCAGAGTGGCGGTGATAGACCATTACCACCGCCGCACCCCTGCTGGTGGCTACTTCTCCGCCACACTCCACCGATCGCTCCGCCGTTTCTCCAATTTTCGTCGCGATTCGCTGTCTTCCTCTTCGGCCTTTTACCGTAAaagag TGGACAAGGAGGATATCGTTGCAGAAGATGATTCGGTCTTGACTCGATTGGTCCAGGCTATTGCTGTCCCTGTGATTGGAAATGTTTGCCATGTTTTCATGCATGGCTTTAACCGTATCCAG ATATTTGGTGCAGATAAACTGCAAGAGGCGCTACTGCTTAGGCCAGATGACAAGTCTCTTATCACG GTCAGCAATCACGTTGCTTCTATGGATGACCCATTGGTTATTGCTTCTTTGCTTCCTCCAAGCATGTTGCTAAATGCTCATCGTTTGAGATGGACACTTTGTGCATCCGATCGATGTTTTAAAAATCCTATCACAGCTGCTTTCTTCAAGCATGTCAAAGTTTTGCCGCTTTCTCGTGGGGATGGAATATATCAGAAG GGTATGGACTTGGCTATTTCCAAACTGAACCGTGGTGGATGGGTTCATATATTTCCCGAAGGTAGTCGATCTCGAGATGGCGGGAAAAATATGGGTTCTACCAAAAGAGGCATTGGGAG GTTGGTCTTGGATGCTGATTGTGTACCAATAGTTGTTCCATTTGTCCACACTGGAATGCAAGATGTCATGCCTGTCGGAGCCAAGTTTCCTAAAATCGGCAAAACT GTAACTATACTCGTCGGTGATCCCATTAGTTTTGATGATTTAATCAATGAAGATGCAAATCAAAATATTTGTAGAGGTAAAATCTACGATGCTGTTGCTGCTAGAATCGGTGATCGACTTCAAAAGTTGAAGCTGCAAGTTGAAGGATTAGCTAGCGAACAAGCACTACGTTTAAAAAATTCTCCATCACATGCCACTGAGAGAGTCACTAGGCTTTTGCAAAATGTTGATTGGGAATCACTCGGGATGGAAAATTACGTAGGTGTCGATGATAACTCGTCAAAGCAAGAACCGCCATCCGAACCCAATCCCACTCAACTCTACACACAGAAAAATGATCGAGATGATTGGTTTTGTGGAGTTGGCTTCTCGGGCGAAGGTGGTTTTGTTTCGAGAATACAGGGTTGTATGGGCTCGACTGAGTTGAAGGGATTTGCGGCCAGAGGTTTATTTAGTAAAAGGGGAACAAGTGTTGAGGGAGCTGGTCCTCTGAAGGCGTGGAATAACTTTTGGAAGTCCATGTCTGGGAATGATCAACTCCCCCCGAACTTGGTTTTTGAAGTCTCTTATGGGAAATGA